A single window of Nasonia vitripennis strain AsymCx chromosome 4, Nvit_psr_1.1, whole genome shotgun sequence DNA harbors:
- the LOC100119582 gene encoding transmembrane protein 62 isoform X1 → MKTHFLRHEYAAAAAAAAAVDTSAILLVAPRRQLCDAALPLFLVIGQPESSSLLSHASCALEDLQEITDLHISIFRDPLRITELKEFCDITVGSIKPEVVLASGDLTDAKTADKMGSRQFLEEWQHYKKLLDESRVTEKTTWLDVRGNHDNFNVLDSKSKENYYANYSVQGGKHPRSYMHQVRHPADSSLYSFIAVDACLKPGPKRPFNFVGALDQLEIDRLNGLMNQSRQSQADYIVWFGHYPTSCIVAPNAGGVRAVIGKYEESMTYLCGHFHTLGGTVPNMYSLQQAGFLELELADWKDNRMYRLGVIDHGQFSFLDVGHRDWPVALVTNPKNLQFAMPRKENVQSIIDSTHIRALAFSIVDIKSVKVRINDESWVECRNVKGPLYVAEWNSSEYKTGIHHIQLQVVDSDGREKIVTQPFSLDGSRLTFGILPRIILMSEVSRIFQIMFATLFVMLVLPLCGLRIYHNTYHLIHGRSISQPRIRIKLFRWWLRSHWILSTVDRLFFPLVLYAIYLLVGPWTIGEIIDNHTGVIFAWGTFVGSSFLPGSFTYAYGFFQLLSFHLPLTLIVAHRVSRRLQLIEKPPRKFRNVLSKVWEHVPFILLVSMQISMIYFFWLAYGTVATVLCPLRTWSLLLAITLWYQVYKMPTECLRSAATVWCAHGCLVSEEKDENRRSIHGDSK, encoded by the exons ATGAAGACGCACTTCCTCCGCCACGAGtacgccgctgccgctgccgctgccgctgctgttgaTACTAGTGCTATACTACTCGTGGCTCCGAGGCGGCAACTATGTGATGCTGCCCTGCCGCTGTTCCTCGTCATCGGACAGCCGGAATCATCGTCGCTCCTGTCGCACGCTTCTTGCGCGCTGGAAGACCTTCAAGAG ATAACAGACTTACACATAAGCATTTTCCGGGACCCACTTAGAATAACGGAGCTAAAAGAGTTTTGTGATATAACTGTCGGTTCGATAAAGCCCGAAGTCGTGCTTGCGTCcg GTGACTTGACGGATGCAAAAACGGCGGACAAAATGGGCTCGCGGCAATTCTTGGAGGAATGGCAGCACTACAAGAAGCTCCTCGACGAGTCCCGAGTTACCGAAAAAACCACGTGGCTGGACGTAAGAGGCAATCACG ACAACTTCAACGTCTTGGACAGCAAGTCGAAGGAGAACTACTACGCCAACTACTCGGTGCAGGGGGGCAAGCACCCGCGATCTTACATGCACCAGGTGCGTCACCCGGCCGACTCGAGCCTCTACTCCTTCATCGCGGTCGACGCCTGTCTGAAGCCCGGGCCGAAGAGGCCCTTCAACTTCGTCGGTGCTCTCGATCAGCTGGAGATCGACCGGCTCAACGGACTCATGAACCAGTCCCGGCAGAGTCAGGCCGACTACATCGTCTGGTTCGGACACTATCCCACCTCGTGCATCGTCGCGCCCAACGCCGGCGGTGTCAGGGCCGTCATAG GTAAATACGAGGAGAGCATGACGTATCTGTGCGGTCACTTTCATACGCTTGGTGGCACAGTGCCTAACATGTACAGCCTGCAGCAGGCTGGCTTTCTCGAGCTGGAATTGGCTGATTGGAAAGATAATAGAAT GTACAGACTCGGCGTCATCGATCACGGGCAATTTTCCTTCCTGGACGTCGGGCATCGCGACTGGCCTGTCGCTCTAGTCACCAATCCGAAGAATTTGCAGTTCGCGATGCCCCGCAAGGAGAATGTACAATCCATCATCGATTCTACTCATATAAG AGCTTTGGCCTTCTCAATTGTAGATATTAAATCCGTAAAGGTGCGGATCAACGATGAAAGTTGGGTAGAGTGCAGAAACGTTAAGGGACCGCTCTACGTTGCGGAGTGGAATTCCTCAGAGTACAAGACTGGCATTCATCATATTCAG TTGCAAGTTGTAGACAGCGATGGCAGGGAAAAAATCGTGACGCAGCCGTTTTCCTTAGATGGAAGCCGGCTGACGTTTGGTATCTTGCCGAGAATTATACTCATGTCCGAAGTTAGCCGTATT TTTCAGATTATGTTCGCTACGCTCTTCGTAATGCTAGTTTTGCCTCTGTGCGGCTTACGAATCTATCATAACACTTATCATT TGATACACGGCAGGAGTATTAGCCAACCGCGGATACGCATAAAATTGTTCCGGTGGTGGCTCAGGAGTCATTGGATTCTATCGACTGTCGATCGGCTGTTCTTTCCGCTAGTTTTGTATGCGATATACTTGCTCGTTGGACCATGGACTATAGGCGAAATAATTGACAATCACACAGGAGTCATTTTTGCGTGGGGAACATTCGTCGGAAGTTCTTTTCTGCCCGGATCGTTCACCTATGCATACGGTTTTTTCCAGCTGCTTTCCTTTCATCTTCCGTTAACACTTATTGTAGCGCACCGTGTCAGTAGACG ATTGCAGTTAATTGAAAAACCTCcaagaaaatttagaaatgtcTTATCGAAAGTTTGGGAACATGTGCCATTTATTTTGCTCGTATCGATGCAAATAAGTATGATCTACTTCTTCTGGTTGGCTTATGGGACTGTAGCGACTGTTTTGTGTCCGTTGAGGACCTGGAGCTTACTGTTAGCTATAACTTTGTGGTATCAAGTTTACAAAATGCCAACAGAATGTCTGAG ATCAGCAGCAACGGTCTGGTGTGCTCACGGCTGTCTTGTATCAGAAGAAAAGGATGAGAACCGACGCAGTATTCACGGCGATTCAAAGTAA
- the LOC100119582 gene encoding transmembrane protein 62 isoform X2: protein MKIAKLTLLVLMLVLILSIFVANVVNIIDVDSHGIAAGAAAESRWSKPRKYDIGDSADHLLWFLQITDLHISIFRDPLRITELKEFCDITVGSIKPEVVLASGDLTDAKTADKMGSRQFLEEWQHYKKLLDESRVTEKTTWLDVRGNHDNFNVLDSKSKENYYANYSVQGGKHPRSYMHQVRHPADSSLYSFIAVDACLKPGPKRPFNFVGALDQLEIDRLNGLMNQSRQSQADYIVWFGHYPTSCIVAPNAGGVRAVIGKYEESMTYLCGHFHTLGGTVPNMYSLQQAGFLELELADWKDNRMYRLGVIDHGQFSFLDVGHRDWPVALVTNPKNLQFAMPRKENVQSIIDSTHIRALAFSIVDIKSVKVRINDESWVECRNVKGPLYVAEWNSSEYKTGIHHIQLQVVDSDGREKIVTQPFSLDGSRLTFGILPRIILMSEVSRIFQIMFATLFVMLVLPLCGLRIYHNTYHLIHGRSISQPRIRIKLFRWWLRSHWILSTVDRLFFPLVLYAIYLLVGPWTIGEIIDNHTGVIFAWGTFVGSSFLPGSFTYAYGFFQLLSFHLPLTLIVAHRVSRRLQLIEKPPRKFRNVLSKVWEHVPFILLVSMQISMIYFFWLAYGTVATVLCPLRTWSLLLAITLWYQVYKMPTECLRSAATVWCAHGCLVSEEKDENRRSIHGDSK from the exons ATGAAAATTGCCAAGTTGACGCTGCTGGTTCTTATGCTCGTGTTGATACTGTCGATATTCGTCGCTAATGTCGTCAATATCATCGACGTCGATTCGCACGGCATCGCGGCCGGCGCCGCTGCCGAATCGAGGTGGTCGAAACCGAGAAAGTACGACATTGGCGATTCGGCCGATCACCTCCTCTGGTTTCTACAG ATAACAGACTTACACATAAGCATTTTCCGGGACCCACTTAGAATAACGGAGCTAAAAGAGTTTTGTGATATAACTGTCGGTTCGATAAAGCCCGAAGTCGTGCTTGCGTCcg GTGACTTGACGGATGCAAAAACGGCGGACAAAATGGGCTCGCGGCAATTCTTGGAGGAATGGCAGCACTACAAGAAGCTCCTCGACGAGTCCCGAGTTACCGAAAAAACCACGTGGCTGGACGTAAGAGGCAATCACG ACAACTTCAACGTCTTGGACAGCAAGTCGAAGGAGAACTACTACGCCAACTACTCGGTGCAGGGGGGCAAGCACCCGCGATCTTACATGCACCAGGTGCGTCACCCGGCCGACTCGAGCCTCTACTCCTTCATCGCGGTCGACGCCTGTCTGAAGCCCGGGCCGAAGAGGCCCTTCAACTTCGTCGGTGCTCTCGATCAGCTGGAGATCGACCGGCTCAACGGACTCATGAACCAGTCCCGGCAGAGTCAGGCCGACTACATCGTCTGGTTCGGACACTATCCCACCTCGTGCATCGTCGCGCCCAACGCCGGCGGTGTCAGGGCCGTCATAG GTAAATACGAGGAGAGCATGACGTATCTGTGCGGTCACTTTCATACGCTTGGTGGCACAGTGCCTAACATGTACAGCCTGCAGCAGGCTGGCTTTCTCGAGCTGGAATTGGCTGATTGGAAAGATAATAGAAT GTACAGACTCGGCGTCATCGATCACGGGCAATTTTCCTTCCTGGACGTCGGGCATCGCGACTGGCCTGTCGCTCTAGTCACCAATCCGAAGAATTTGCAGTTCGCGATGCCCCGCAAGGAGAATGTACAATCCATCATCGATTCTACTCATATAAG AGCTTTGGCCTTCTCAATTGTAGATATTAAATCCGTAAAGGTGCGGATCAACGATGAAAGTTGGGTAGAGTGCAGAAACGTTAAGGGACCGCTCTACGTTGCGGAGTGGAATTCCTCAGAGTACAAGACTGGCATTCATCATATTCAG TTGCAAGTTGTAGACAGCGATGGCAGGGAAAAAATCGTGACGCAGCCGTTTTCCTTAGATGGAAGCCGGCTGACGTTTGGTATCTTGCCGAGAATTATACTCATGTCCGAAGTTAGCCGTATT TTTCAGATTATGTTCGCTACGCTCTTCGTAATGCTAGTTTTGCCTCTGTGCGGCTTACGAATCTATCATAACACTTATCATT TGATACACGGCAGGAGTATTAGCCAACCGCGGATACGCATAAAATTGTTCCGGTGGTGGCTCAGGAGTCATTGGATTCTATCGACTGTCGATCGGCTGTTCTTTCCGCTAGTTTTGTATGCGATATACTTGCTCGTTGGACCATGGACTATAGGCGAAATAATTGACAATCACACAGGAGTCATTTTTGCGTGGGGAACATTCGTCGGAAGTTCTTTTCTGCCCGGATCGTTCACCTATGCATACGGTTTTTTCCAGCTGCTTTCCTTTCATCTTCCGTTAACACTTATTGTAGCGCACCGTGTCAGTAGACG ATTGCAGTTAATTGAAAAACCTCcaagaaaatttagaaatgtcTTATCGAAAGTTTGGGAACATGTGCCATTTATTTTGCTCGTATCGATGCAAATAAGTATGATCTACTTCTTCTGGTTGGCTTATGGGACTGTAGCGACTGTTTTGTGTCCGTTGAGGACCTGGAGCTTACTGTTAGCTATAACTTTGTGGTATCAAGTTTACAAAATGCCAACAGAATGTCTGAG ATCAGCAGCAACGGTCTGGTGTGCTCACGGCTGTCTTGTATCAGAAGAAAAGGATGAGAACCGACGCAGTATTCACGGCGATTCAAAGTAA
- the LOC100119582 gene encoding transmembrane protein 62 isoform X3 — translation MAALQEAPRRVPSYRKNHVAGRKRQSRLSMYADNFNVLDSKSKENYYANYSVQGGKHPRSYMHQVRHPADSSLYSFIAVDACLKPGPKRPFNFVGALDQLEIDRLNGLMNQSRQSQADYIVWFGHYPTSCIVAPNAGGVRAVIGKYEESMTYLCGHFHTLGGTVPNMYSLQQAGFLELELADWKDNRMYRLGVIDHGQFSFLDVGHRDWPVALVTNPKNLQFAMPRKENVQSIIDSTHIRALAFSIVDIKSVKVRINDESWVECRNVKGPLYVAEWNSSEYKTGIHHIQLQVVDSDGREKIVTQPFSLDGSRLTFGILPRIILMSEVSRIFQIMFATLFVMLVLPLCGLRIYHNTYHLIHGRSISQPRIRIKLFRWWLRSHWILSTVDRLFFPLVLYAIYLLVGPWTIGEIIDNHTGVIFAWGTFVGSSFLPGSFTYAYGFFQLLSFHLPLTLIVAHRVSRRLQLIEKPPRKFRNVLSKVWEHVPFILLVSMQISMIYFFWLAYGTVATVLCPLRTWSLLLAITLWYQVYKMPTECLRSAATVWCAHGCLVSEEKDENRRSIHGDSK, via the exons ATGGCAGCACTACAAGAAGCTCCTCGACGAGTCCCGAGTTACCGAAAAAACCACGTGGCTGGACGTAAGAGGCAATCACG CCTGTCAATGTACGCAGACAACTTCAACGTCTTGGACAGCAAGTCGAAGGAGAACTACTACGCCAACTACTCGGTGCAGGGGGGCAAGCACCCGCGATCTTACATGCACCAGGTGCGTCACCCGGCCGACTCGAGCCTCTACTCCTTCATCGCGGTCGACGCCTGTCTGAAGCCCGGGCCGAAGAGGCCCTTCAACTTCGTCGGTGCTCTCGATCAGCTGGAGATCGACCGGCTCAACGGACTCATGAACCAGTCCCGGCAGAGTCAGGCCGACTACATCGTCTGGTTCGGACACTATCCCACCTCGTGCATCGTCGCGCCCAACGCCGGCGGTGTCAGGGCCGTCATAG GTAAATACGAGGAGAGCATGACGTATCTGTGCGGTCACTTTCATACGCTTGGTGGCACAGTGCCTAACATGTACAGCCTGCAGCAGGCTGGCTTTCTCGAGCTGGAATTGGCTGATTGGAAAGATAATAGAAT GTACAGACTCGGCGTCATCGATCACGGGCAATTTTCCTTCCTGGACGTCGGGCATCGCGACTGGCCTGTCGCTCTAGTCACCAATCCGAAGAATTTGCAGTTCGCGATGCCCCGCAAGGAGAATGTACAATCCATCATCGATTCTACTCATATAAG AGCTTTGGCCTTCTCAATTGTAGATATTAAATCCGTAAAGGTGCGGATCAACGATGAAAGTTGGGTAGAGTGCAGAAACGTTAAGGGACCGCTCTACGTTGCGGAGTGGAATTCCTCAGAGTACAAGACTGGCATTCATCATATTCAG TTGCAAGTTGTAGACAGCGATGGCAGGGAAAAAATCGTGACGCAGCCGTTTTCCTTAGATGGAAGCCGGCTGACGTTTGGTATCTTGCCGAGAATTATACTCATGTCCGAAGTTAGCCGTATT TTTCAGATTATGTTCGCTACGCTCTTCGTAATGCTAGTTTTGCCTCTGTGCGGCTTACGAATCTATCATAACACTTATCATT TGATACACGGCAGGAGTATTAGCCAACCGCGGATACGCATAAAATTGTTCCGGTGGTGGCTCAGGAGTCATTGGATTCTATCGACTGTCGATCGGCTGTTCTTTCCGCTAGTTTTGTATGCGATATACTTGCTCGTTGGACCATGGACTATAGGCGAAATAATTGACAATCACACAGGAGTCATTTTTGCGTGGGGAACATTCGTCGGAAGTTCTTTTCTGCCCGGATCGTTCACCTATGCATACGGTTTTTTCCAGCTGCTTTCCTTTCATCTTCCGTTAACACTTATTGTAGCGCACCGTGTCAGTAGACG ATTGCAGTTAATTGAAAAACCTCcaagaaaatttagaaatgtcTTATCGAAAGTTTGGGAACATGTGCCATTTATTTTGCTCGTATCGATGCAAATAAGTATGATCTACTTCTTCTGGTTGGCTTATGGGACTGTAGCGACTGTTTTGTGTCCGTTGAGGACCTGGAGCTTACTGTTAGCTATAACTTTGTGGTATCAAGTTTACAAAATGCCAACAGAATGTCTGAG ATCAGCAGCAACGGTCTGGTGTGCTCACGGCTGTCTTGTATCAGAAGAAAAGGATGAGAACCGACGCAGTATTCACGGCGATTCAAAGTAA